A part of Magnetospirillum sp. ME-1 genomic DNA contains:
- the ccmE gene encoding cytochrome c maturation protein CcmE, translating to MTRKQRRLYFVLLGMAALGGAVALVLTAISDSLVYFYSPTDIVSQRIPEGRRMRIGGLVENDSVVKDGKTISFKVTDVTNAIAVVYTGVLPDLFREGQGVVVEGRMEKGGHFQATEVLAKHDENYMPKEVADALKKSGQWNDGKQQK from the coding sequence GTGACCCGCAAGCAACGCAGGCTGTATTTCGTCCTTCTCGGCATGGCGGCATTGGGCGGCGCGGTAGCGCTGGTGCTGACCGCCATCTCCGACAGCCTGGTCTACTTCTATTCCCCCACCGACATCGTCAGCCAGCGCATCCCCGAGGGACGGCGCATGCGCATCGGCGGATTGGTGGAAAACGATTCCGTGGTCAAGGACGGCAAGACCATCAGCTTCAAGGTCACCGACGTGACCAACGCCATTGCCGTGGTCTATACCGGCGTGCTGCCCGACCTGTTCCGCGAGGGCCAGGGCGTGGTGGTGGAAGGCCGCATGGAAAAGGGCGGCCATTTCCAGGCCACCGAGGTGCTGGCCAAGCACGACGAGAACTACATGCCCAAGGAAGTGGCCGACGCCCTGAAGAAGTCCGGCCAGTGGAACGACGGCAAGCAGCAGAAGTGA
- the ccmD gene encoding heme exporter protein CcmD, whose translation MESFQALLHMGGYGGYVWPAYGVGAVVLALVLILSLSAARKAEAELEVLQQARRARRGKDSETEE comes from the coding sequence ATGGAATCCTTCCAGGCTTTGCTCCATATGGGCGGCTATGGCGGCTATGTGTGGCCCGCCTACGGAGTCGGCGCCGTCGTGCTGGCCCTGGTGCTGATCCTCTCGCTGTCCGCGGCCCGCAAGGCCGAGGCCGAGCTGGAGGTGCTGCAGCAGGCCCGCCGCGCCCGCCGGGGCAAGGATTCGGAGACCGAAGAGTGA
- a CDS encoding heme ABC transporter permease, which yields MHRFANPARFLRLAKVILPWSNAIAILCLGSGLYFALLGSPADYQQGESVRIMYVHVPSAWMGMFCYTAMAVFSAMALIWKHPLADLLAKATAPVGAAFTFLCLLTGSLWGKPMWGTWWAWDARLTSMLILLFLYFGYMALVNAFDDPERGHKAAAILALVGAVNVPVIKWSVDWWNTLHQPASVVKMGGPAIDSSMLIPLLLMAVGFKAYWISILILRGRAEIASQKIRVIRMAQIHAAAQGE from the coding sequence ATGCATCGCTTCGCCAATCCCGCCCGCTTCCTCCGCCTCGCCAAGGTGATTCTGCCCTGGTCGAACGCCATCGCCATCCTCTGCCTGGGGTCGGGGCTCTATTTCGCCCTCCTGGGCTCGCCGGCCGATTACCAGCAGGGTGAAAGCGTGCGCATCATGTACGTCCACGTGCCCTCGGCCTGGATGGGCATGTTCTGCTACACCGCCATGGCGGTGTTTTCGGCCATGGCGCTGATCTGGAAGCATCCGCTGGCCGATCTGCTGGCCAAGGCCACCGCGCCGGTGGGCGCCGCCTTCACCTTCCTGTGCCTGCTCACCGGGTCCTTGTGGGGCAAGCCCATGTGGGGCACCTGGTGGGCCTGGGACGCCCGGCTGACCAGCATGCTGATCCTGCTGTTCCTCTATTTCGGCTACATGGCCCTGGTCAACGCCTTCGACGACCCCGAGCGCGGCCACAAGGCCGCCGCCATCCTGGCCCTGGTGGGCGCCGTCAACGTGCCGGTGATCAAGTGGTCGGTGGATTGGTGGAACACGCTGCACCAACCGGCCTCGGTGGTGAAGATGGGCGGTCCGGCCATCGATTCGTCCATGCTGATTCCGCTGCTGCTGATGGCGGTGGGGTTCAAGGCCTATTGGATCTCCATCCTGATCCTTCGGGGCCGCGCCGAGATCGCTTCGCAGAAAATTCGGGTCATCCGCATGGCGCAGATCCACGCCGCGGCCCAAGGGGAGTGA